One region of Trichoderma breve strain T069 chromosome 7 map unlocalized scaffold00007, whole genome shotgun sequence genomic DNA includes:
- a CDS encoding major facilitator superfamily domain-containing protein, with translation MDTEKVEPVNDVDMVEYQEKEFLATEPELTAEEKRLERSLVLKADILIVGMTSLVFLVNQWDRGNIGNARVMGLQKDLNISNDQFYNAVSLYYVGYVICIIPANLSIRFFKAHRQVGGCVIAFATLSCCMAAAKNAATVLALRILFGFASTFLQALTLYTSLWYKRDELATRTSAFYSAATIAGAFSGLIAYAIQKNLDGAMGHSAWQWLFIIQGCAGIFVGISAWLLMPPPPDQIKDLKHWIFSKAELEVAIKRLKTYNKAGAGFDKRQMLIAFKDPKVYFCSIMNAGIALGLASISAFLPSFVQQFGFSPTRTQLFSIIPYACAFVTLLIVNYTSDRTGIKGPLLMLCFAFSIVGYIILMVVNSVKVKIFGTCLITMGVFPCVTLLGAWASINVGGFTKRAMTWGVAEVVGQCFAIMASHIYTDPPRYLKGHSICLAFQAMGFISAFLMWLHMRHLNGKKEEEAARHQAAGTVHPMSHQSLEEAYDYHPDFRYIL, from the exons ATGGATACTGAAAAGGTAGAGCCGGTGAACGATGTGGACATGGTCGAGTACCAAGAGAAGGAGTTCTTGGCTACAGAGCCAGAACTGACcgcagaagagaaaaggctaGAGAGAAGTTTAGTTCTCAAGGCTGATATCTTGATTGTGGGAATGACATCTCTCGTCTTTCTCGTCAATCAATGG GATCGAGGAAATATCGGAAACGCCCGTGTAATGGGACTTCAGAAAGATCTCAACATCAGTAACGATCAATTTTACAACGCTGTCTCTCTATACT acgTGGGCTATGTCATATGTATTATTCCAGCCAACTTGTCCATCCGTTTCTTCAAGGCTCATCGACAGGTTGGCGGATGTGTCATTGCTTTTGCGACACTATCATGCTGTATGGCTGCAGCGAAGAACGCTGCTACTGTTCTGGCCCTTCGGATTCTGTTTGGCTTTGCATCTACTTTTCTTCAAGCTTTGACTCTATATACGAGCTTGTGGTATAAGCGAGACGAGCTGGCAACTCGAACTT CTGCTTTTTATTCTGCGGCAACAATTGCTGGTGCTTTTAGTGGACTCATTGCGTATGCCATTCAAAAGAACTTGGATGGTGCCATGGGCCACTCCGCATGGCAATGGCTGTTCATTATTCAAGGGTGTGCCGGCATCTTTGTCGGAATCAGTGCCTGGCTATTGATGCCGCCTCCTCCCGATCAGATCAAGGACCTGAAGCATTGGATCTTTTCTAAAGCAGAGCTTGAAGTGGCCATTAAGCGTCTCAAGA CCTACAACAAAGCCGGCGCAGGTTTTGATAAGCGTCAAATGCTAATTGCATTCAAGGACCCGAAAGTTTACTTCTGTTCAATCATGAATGCTGGTATTGCTCTTGGACTTGCCTCCATCAGTGCTTTTCTGCCAAGCTTTGTCCAGCAGTTCGGCTTCTCTCCCA CCCGAACCCAGCTCTTTTCGATTATTCCGTATGCGTGTGCATTCGTCACTCTTCTCATTGTCAATTATACATCCGATCGCACAGGCATCAAGGGGCCACTTTTGATGCTCTGCTTCGCTTTTTCGATTGTTGGGTATATCATTCTCATGGTGGTAAACAGCGTCAAAGTGAAGATCTTTGGAACTTGCCTTATCACGATGGGTGTTTTCCCGTGCGTCACTCTTTTGGGAGCTTGGGCAAGCATTAACGTGGGTGGATTCACGAAGCGTGCAATGACATGGGGAGTCGCGGAAGTTGTTGGTCAGTGTTTTGCCATTATGGCTTCTCACATCTACACTGATCCTCCGCGTTACTTGAAGGGCCATTCCATCTGCTTGGCATTTCAGGCCATGGGATTTATTTCTGCCTTTCTCATGTGGCTCCATATGCGCCATCTGAATggcaagaaggaagaagaggccgctCGCCACCAAGCAGCTGGTACCGTTCACCCAATGAGCCACCAGTCACTTGAAGAGGCTTATGACTATCACCCTGACTTCCGATACATCTTATAA